From one Anaerotruncus rubiinfantis genomic stretch:
- a CDS encoding zinc ribbon domain-containing protein, with translation MFCRKCGSEIVEDSVYCSYCGVKIEEEPSGDEPRESAPSAAPAEQPDDGCIRPGMPKKRCSECGKELPGSSTSDTCAICTVRIRNRERAEQEKRDEQANANRDRYDISDEFDQSVFEKERGNYYRAPAGYSGPGHKQSYDYYNPHKTRGDGSRKGCLIALVIAGVALIPFILTAVIGLFSFASATPEREPDLTVEPEFSISEPAEPLPDDWNLPGQAGDNAYSYTVDEVYDYFLVPAAEETLSSMLWPDDEFAVTVHRDSLVSDGAYIYVSGLFSRTHEGVYEEDPFVFGVMISELSYFPLSLFLSGEELFDYRYEIDNQGYLTPEGAEVFGMEPGDQLFDDPLFFLDELQEGGDYDMYPFDTGDSGSSDFSGFGDFDGFDSSFGAV, from the coding sequence ATGTTCTGTAGAAAATGCGGCAGCGAGATTGTCGAGGACAGCGTCTACTGCTCCTACTGCGGCGTAAAGATCGAGGAGGAACCCTCTGGCGATGAGCCCCGCGAATCCGCGCCCTCCGCTGCGCCGGCCGAACAGCCGGATGACGGCTGCATTCGGCCGGGCATGCCCAAAAAGCGCTGCTCTGAATGCGGCAAGGAGCTGCCGGGCAGCTCCACTTCAGACACCTGCGCCATCTGTACCGTACGTATCCGCAACCGGGAGCGCGCCGAACAGGAAAAACGTGACGAACAGGCCAACGCGAACCGCGACCGGTACGATATCTCGGATGAATTCGACCAGAGTGTTTTTGAGAAGGAGCGCGGAAACTATTACCGCGCTCCGGCGGGCTATTCCGGCCCCGGCCACAAGCAGAGCTATGACTATTACAATCCGCATAAAACCCGCGGCGACGGCAGCCGCAAAGGCTGCCTGATCGCTCTGGTCATCGCGGGGGTCGCACTGATTCCGTTTATCCTGACAGCGGTCATCGGTCTGTTCTCCTTCGCCAGCGCCACCCCCGAACGGGAACCCGACCTCACGGTGGAGCCGGAATTTTCCATCAGCGAGCCGGCAGAACCGCTCCCGGACGACTGGAATCTCCCGGGTCAGGCCGGGGATAACGCCTATTCCTATACGGTGGATGAGGTTTATGATTACTTTCTCGTACCGGCGGCGGAAGAAACCCTTTCCAGCATGCTATGGCCCGATGACGAGTTCGCCGTGACTGTTCACCGGGATTCTCTCGTTTCAGACGGCGCTTACATCTATGTCTCCGGCTTGTTCAGCCGCACCCATGAAGGTGTTTACGAGGAGGATCCGTTCGTTTTTGGGGTGATGATCTCTGAACTCAGCTATTTCCCGCTCTCCCTTTTCCTGAGCGGCGAAGAGCTCTTCGACTACCGTTACGAGATCGATAACCAGGGCTACCTCACGCCGGAGGGCGCCGAAGTCTTCGGGATGGAGCCGGGCGACCAGCTCTTTGATGATCCGCTCTTCTTTCTTGATGAATTGCAGGAAGGCGGCGACTACGACATGTATCCCTTTGACACCGGCGACAGCGGTTCCTCCGATTTCAGCGGATTTGGCGATTTTGACGGGTTCGACAGCAGCTTCGGGGCTGTTTGA
- a CDS encoding corrinoid protein, protein MSAILEEISKFLQQGRAPAVKDAVNKAIEAGIPPQEILDGGLLAGMNVIGEKFKLNQVFIPEVLIAARAMNAGIDLLRPLLASGGMENKGTVVIGTVKGDLHDIGKNLVKMMLEGKGLKVIDLGVDVSAEKYLSAAEEHQAQIIACSALLTTTMNEMKNVVALVKSSPLADRVKVMIGGAPVTQAYCDTIGADRYTPDAATAAEVALQLCVGRPND, encoded by the coding sequence ATGTCCGCTATTTTGGAGGAAATCAGTAAATTTCTGCAGCAGGGCCGCGCGCCCGCCGTCAAAGATGCTGTCAATAAAGCGATTGAAGCCGGGATTCCTCCGCAAGAGATTCTGGACGGCGGCCTGCTCGCCGGGATGAATGTCATCGGGGAAAAGTTCAAGCTGAATCAGGTCTTTATCCCCGAGGTGCTCATCGCCGCGCGCGCCATGAACGCGGGGATCGATCTGCTGCGGCCCCTGCTCGCCAGCGGCGGAATGGAGAATAAAGGCACGGTCGTCATTGGAACGGTCAAAGGGGACCTGCACGACATCGGCAAAAACCTTGTGAAGATGATGCTCGAAGGCAAAGGGCTCAAGGTGATCGATCTCGGGGTCGACGTGTCCGCGGAAAAGTACCTTTCCGCCGCCGAGGAACATCAGGCGCAGATCATCGCCTGCTCGGCGCTGCTGACCACCACCATGAATGAGATGAAAAACGTGGTTGCGCTTGTGAAAAGCTCCCCGCTCGCAGACCGGGTCAAGGTCATGATCGGCGGTGCGCCGGTCACACAAGCCTATTGCGATACGATCGGCGCGGACCGTTATACGCCCGACGCCGCCACCGCGGCCGAGGTCGCGCTGCAGCTCTGTGTCGGCCGGCCGAATGATTGA
- a CDS encoding peptidoglycan DD-metalloendopeptidase family protein → MEKPAVKIRKTTAGKMTESSGIFGKLLWMACMAAAVFLFYAVAPGMKAEARAQVVRETRAVTFTEKIPFRTDYIELPNYYRGYTEHVSDGVMGEKETTFQVVYEGGIPVRIVSVQSRELAKPVNEVVRRGAKVLESRTVDGGASKVSFANPLKGRGWLSADFYDYHGHNGIDIAAPRGTPVYAAAEGKVSLAGWYGEYGRCVIIDHADGSQTLYGHNSALMVSAGQTVKQGQKIAEVGSTGNSTGNHLHLELRVGSRFLDPLIYLDQ, encoded by the coding sequence ATGGAAAAACCTGCGGTCAAGATCCGAAAGACGACAGCAGGGAAAATGACAGAATCAAGCGGGATATTTGGAAAGCTGCTGTGGATGGCGTGTATGGCGGCCGCGGTGTTCCTGTTTTATGCCGTGGCCCCGGGTATGAAAGCCGAAGCCCGCGCTCAGGTTGTGCGGGAAACGCGCGCTGTAACATTCACGGAGAAGATCCCCTTTCGCACCGATTACATCGAACTGCCGAATTATTACCGCGGCTATACCGAACACGTCAGCGACGGTGTCATGGGTGAAAAGGAGACAACCTTCCAGGTGGTCTATGAAGGAGGCATCCCGGTGCGGATTGTCTCGGTCCAGTCAAGGGAACTGGCCAAGCCGGTCAACGAAGTGGTGCGGCGGGGTGCGAAGGTGCTCGAAAGCCGGACTGTGGACGGCGGCGCCTCGAAGGTATCCTTTGCAAACCCTCTCAAAGGGCGCGGATGGCTTTCCGCTGATTTTTATGACTATCATGGACACAACGGAATCGACATCGCAGCGCCACGCGGCACACCGGTCTATGCGGCCGCCGAAGGGAAAGTTTCGCTTGCCGGGTGGTATGGGGAATACGGCCGGTGCGTCATCATCGACCATGCGGATGGTTCCCAGACCCTGTACGGCCACAACAGCGCCCTGATGGTTTCCGCCGGGCAGACGGTGAAACAGGGCCAGAAGATCGCGGAAGTCGGCTCGACTGGGAATTCGACCGGGAACCACTTACATCTGGAGCTGCGGGTGGGCAGCCGTTTTTTGGACCCGCTCATATACTTAGACCAATAA